The Syntrophorhabdales bacterium genome has a segment encoding these proteins:
- a CDS encoding DRTGG domain-containing protein produces MTLREVQNVLRAEVLYGEHLLDREVKTGFACDLISDMLAFASSDTLLITTLTNPHVLHTAEVMDAVGVIFVGGKKPDASVIEQMNGGPIPVLSTDLLIFKCCGLLYESGIQGTKRGCIQ; encoded by the coding sequence ATGACCTTACGGGAAGTTCAGAATGTTCTTCGCGCTGAAGTTCTGTACGGCGAGCATTTGCTTGACCGAGAGGTCAAGACCGGGTTCGCCTGCGATCTGATCAGCGATATGCTGGCATTTGCCAGTTCAGATACATTGCTCATCACCACGCTTACCAATCCTCACGTGCTCCATACCGCTGAAGTCATGGACGCAGTCGGCGTTATTTTTGTCGGCGGTAAGAAACCAGACGCTTCGGTGATCGAACAGATGAACGGCGGCCCCATTCCCGTGCTCTCGACCGATCTGCTCATTTTCAAGTGCTGCGGCCTGCTTTACGAGAGTGGCATTCAAGGCACAAAGCGAGGATGCATACAGTGA